ATTCCGGTGCGGAGCCGAACCATTTGATGTAAAGCTTGTCATAATCACCGCCTTCCATCATTTCCAATAGGGCAACGTTGGCTTTGTCACGCAAAGGGCTGCCCTGTTGAAAACCGATGCCGTAAAAAGCAGCCTTTACATCGGCACCAACCGCTTTGACTCGACCCTGCCCTGCGGTTTTGATGTAGTACAGCACGTTGGGCGTGTCATGCATGGCCGCATCCGCACCACCGGTGACCACTTCCAGATAGGCCTGACCGATATTGGGGAACTTGACGATCTTTTTCGCGCCCAGGGTATTCACATAATCAACCGTTGCCGTTCCGGTCTTAACCGCCACAACCTTGCCTTTGAGATCCTTGGGACCGTGAATGTCGTTATTTTCGGACCGCACCATGACCTTTAGACCGGCTCTGAAGTAGGGATGTGAAAAATCAATGGCTTTTTCTCTTGAGGATTTAATGAAAATGGCCGCAAGAACCACATCCAGGTTTCCGGTGGTCAGCCCGGGGATAAGCCCGTTAAAATCCATGGGAACAAGCTTATACTTCATTTTTAGACGCTTGGCGATCGCATCCCACAGATCGACGTCAAAACCAGTATACTTGCCGTCCTTGCCTTTGAATTCAAAGGGCACAAAAGCCGTGTCCACGCCCACACGCAAATCGGCGGCGTAAGCGAAACTGCCGACAGTCAAAAGCATCAACGTTGCCAGAATTGCCGATAACCATTTGATTTTTAATGTTTTTTTCAATTTTCCCTCCTTTAAAGTTTGGTGTGAATATTGTTAATGGCTAAAATCTATCTTCAACGGAAACACTTGTCAAGTATTT
This is a stretch of genomic DNA from Thermodesulfobacteriota bacterium. It encodes these proteins:
- the glnH gene encoding glutamine ABC transporter substrate-binding protein GlnH codes for the protein MKKTLKIKWLSAILATLMLLTVGSFAYAADLRVGVDTAFVPFEFKGKDGKYTGFDVDLWDAIAKRLKMKYKLVPMDFNGLIPGLTTGNLDVVLAAIFIKSSREKAIDFSHPYFRAGLKVMVRSENNDIHGPKDLKGKVVAVKTGTATVDYVNTLGAKKIVKFPNIGQAYLEVVTGGADAAMHDTPNVLYYIKTAGQGRVKAVGADVKAAFYGIGFQQGSPLRDKANVALLEMMEGGDYDKLYIKWFGSAPE